A window of Myxococcales bacterium genomic DNA:
CGCAGAAGCGGTGCTACTCGTACGTGAAGAAGCACCTCACGAGCGCGGGCTACGACGTGCCCGGCGAGGTCGCCTCCGGCGGGCGCTACGCGGGCAGCGCCTACATGTTCACCACCTGGGCCCGGAAGAACCCCGCCGCGCTGCGCCGGCTCGGCTTCGCCGAGGTGAAGCTCAAGGCGGGCGAGGCCCCGCCCAAGGGCTCCATCATCGTGTGGGGTCGCGGCGAGTGCGGCTACAGCAAGTCGCACGGCCACATCGAGGTGGTGATCGACGACGGCGGCCGCGCGTGCAGCGACTTCTGCGGCCGCGTGAAGACCTCGCGGAAGTGCGGCATCCCCGACGTGTTCATCCCCGTGCGGGCCGGCTCCGAGCCGGGGTCGGGCTGCTCCAAGGACAGCTGCGCGGGCCGCGCCGACGGCTGGTACTGCAGCGAAATCAAAGACTTTAGCGCCTTCAGCTGCCGCGACCAGAACATCTCGGGCGGCTACCAATGTGCGACCGGGAAGAAGTGTGTGTTCTCCGGGCAGAGCCGCCAGGCGACCCTGCAGGGGGCGGTGCCGCAATGCCGATGAACCAGCGAGCCTCGAGCCTCATGAAGAGCAAGCGCACCTTGATCGCCGTCGCGCTCGCCGCCGCGCTCGCCGCCGCGGCGTTCGCGTGCTCCTCCGACCCCTCCGGTGGCGGCGGAGTCGTGGGCGGCGGCCCAGCGCCGACCACCGCGCCCACCTCGACGGTCCTGAACGAGGGCGAGTCGGTGACACCGATCTCCCCCGAGGAGCAGGCGCCTTACAACGCCGACGAGGTGTGCGCCTCGCAGTGCGCGGTCGACTTCGGTTCGACCGGGCCGGCCGCGCAGCTCCTTCAAGACCTCGACGACTGCAACGTCGAGCAGTGCTACGGCGACGAGGCCGACGACGACACGACGACGAAGAGCTGCGGCGCCGTCGGCTCGGGAGCGGGGCAGATCACCTACGGGCTGGTCGAGCGCGATCGCTGCCTGTCCCGCTCGTGCTGCGCCCAGGCCCAGGCCTGCGCGGGCAACGCCGGGTGCTCCTCGCTCGCGAGCTGCATCGAGCGCTGCCAGGTCCGCAACTAGAGCGCCGAACCGCATGATTCGGTCGGCTTTTCGCCGATTTACGTCGCCGTACTTCGTTGCTCCTCCTCGCCTGGCAGCAGTAGGACTCGTCGTCGCGCCTCGCACGGCTCGCAACTCGGCGAAATCCTCGGTCATCAAGCGGTTCGGCGCTCTAGCACACCTGCGAGACTTCATTCTCGCAGGGGTGGTAGTTGGCCGCGGGAGCGGACAAGCCGGAGGGGTGAAGCGGCCAGCTTTGTGGCCGAGAGGGGGCGCCGCGCCCCCTACGGGACAGGGCTAGCACGACTGCCGTTCGCGCAGCGAACTGCGTAGCGAGAGGGAACCTCTCGCAGTAGTGCTAGTCCCGCAGCCAAGGTCTGGGCGCCCATGTCGCGAGGCTCGTGGAGCGGCGGAACCCCCGCGCGAGCCCCGCGCCATCCAGGGTCACTCCCGTGGCGCGAGCTGCGAGCGCTGCTGCGCTCGCGCGGCCGTTGTGGCATGGTCGCCGCCATGGAAACGAGCGCGGAGCCGCGGCCCAGCCGCCTTGGGATCATCGGGTACGACTCCTTCCACTTCGTCGTGGAGAACATGGAGCGCTCGCGCCAATTTTACGCCGATCGCCTCGACTTCAAGGAGGTCGCGCGGGCGGGCGACGAGCTCGTCTCGCGCAGCGGGCAGCAGTCGGTGGTGTTCGGCGCCGGCGGCGCGCGTGTGTGTGTCTCGACCCCGCTCTCGCAGAGCTCGAAGGCCGCGCGCTTCTTGAAGCGACACCCGGCCGGGGTCATGAGCCTCAGCTTCCGCGTGAAGGACCTCGATCGCACCATGGCCACGCTCGACGAGGTCGGCGGCACCTTCCTGGCCGATCCCGTGGAGGCGACCGACGCGTCGGGCGGTCGGTACCGCTCGGTGGAGATCGCGACGCCTCTGGGGGACGTCGCCTTCCGCTTCGTTCAGCGGGACGGGTACGCCGGGTTCGCGCCCGGGTTCGTGGACGTGGGCGCCGGCAACGCGAGCGAGCCCGCCAACATGTACGGCATCCGCGGCATCGACCACGTGACCTCCAACGGGCTCACGATGCAGCCCATCATCGCCTGGTACCGCGAGGTGCTCGGCTTCGAGCCGTTCTGGGACGTGAGCTTCCACACCAAGGACGTGGCGTCCGAGCGCGCGTCGGGCTCGGGCCTGAAGTCGATCGTCATGTGGGACCCCGGGAGCGGCGTGAAGTTCGCCACCAACGAGCCTCTGCGCCCGTTCTTTCGCGCCTCGCAGATCGCGAAGTTCGTCGAGGACAACGGCGGAAACGGGGTGCAGCACATCGCGTTCGCCGTCACCAACATTCTCTGGTCGGTCGAGGAGCTCAAGCGCCGCGAGGTCGAGTTCATGCCGACCCACCCTGCATACTACACGCATTTGCCCGAGCGTCTCGCCAAGCTTGGCATCACGAACGTCGCGGCGGAGCTCGCCGAGCTCGAGCGCCTTCAGATCCTCGTCGACGGCGCGCACGACAAGTACATGCTGCAGATCTTCATGCGTGAGGCCGCGGCCATGTACGACGAGAACCGCGCGGGCCCGTTCTTCTACGAGATCATCCAGCGCGCTGGCGACGAGGGCTTCGGCTACGGCAACTTCCGCGCGCTCTTCGAGAGCATCGAGCGCGAGCAGAAGCTCGCGTCGAGCTAGAGCGCCGAACCGCTCGATTCGGTCGGTTTTTCGCCGATTTACGTCGCCGTGCGTCGTGGCTCCGCCTCGCCTAGTAGCCGTAGGACTCGTCGTCGCGCCTCGCACGGCCCGCGACGCGGCGAGACTCCTCGGTCATCAAGCGGTTGGGCGCCCTAGTCCGGGTGCCCCGAGGCCGATGAAATGGGCCGCACCGTCCAGAGCAGGCTGGGTGGGAGCGACCGCGCGAGGCGGCCGCCTCACGTCGTCTGCCAGGCGCTCTCACCCTGACGCGGATCGGCCTCGTCTTGCCCGGCCGGGCCGAAGCGCTCGCCGCCCGCGAGGACGCCCGGCGCGCCGGCTTCGACCTGGTCGTGTACGCGGGCCCAGGAGCCACGCTCTGGGATCCCGATCCTCCTGGAATTTGGATGCCTTGAGGTTGGGCCACCGTCACGGCAGGTCGAACAGCCCGCCCCAGCGGCCGTCGCGGTCGGGCGCGTAGGCGCTCGCGCGCGGCGAGACCACGGCGACGTGATCCTCGTGCACGAGCGGGATCCACAGCGCCTCTTCCCGCACGAGCGTCTCCACCTCGGCGTAGAGCGCTCGGCGGGCGTCGTCGTCGCGCTGCGCGTCGCCCGCGTCGAGGAGCGCGTCGAGCCGCGCGCTCCGCACGCGGCCGCGGTTCGAGCCCGCCGGCGGCACGAAGTCGCCGTGCAGGAACACGCGCAGCACGTTCGGCTCGATCACCTCGGGCAGCTGGAGCATCGCCAGCTCGAAGTCTCCGCTCCCGAGCCGCCCGAGCATCGTGCCGAGCTCGAGCGAGGTCGTCTCGACGAGGAGGCCCACCTCCTCCAGCGCCGCCGCGAGGATCCGCGCCATGAGCTTGCGCGCGCGGTCGGTCGACACGAGCAGCGACACGCGGGCCCCCATGGCCCCCGCCTCGCGCACGAGCTGGCGCGCCCCCTCCACGTCGCGCGGCCCGGCCTCCGGCACGTGCGGCCGCGCCCAGTGACCCGGCGGGAGGAGCGTGGACGCGGGCGTGGCGTGTCCCGCGAAGAGCGTCCGCGCGAGCATCGACCGATCGACCGCGAGCGAGACGGCGCGCCGAACGCGTGCATCTTGCATGATTCCCCGATCGCAGCGCGGCACGAGGTACGTGAGGCTCGCGCTCGGGCGGGCGACGACCTGGAGCCCCGCGCGGTCGAAGCTAGGCAGCAGCGTGGGCGAGAACCCGTTCTGCACGAGGTCCGCGCGCCCGGCGTGGAGCCGCAGCGCCCGCGCGTTCTCGTCGCGCACGGCGCGCAGCGTCAGGGCGTGCTTCGGCGCGGGGAACACGCCGGTCGCGCGAGGGGAGAGATCGATCACGCCCCCGGCGGCCCTCGTGATCTCGAACGGCCCGAGGCCGTCGAGTGTTCCGTCCGGCGCCGGCGGCGCCGCGGCCTGGTCGGCGCGCAATATGGGCAGTTCCAGGTCGGTGAGCAGCGTGGCGTGGGGCCGCGAAAGGACGATCTTCACCCCCAGCGGGCCCTCGGGCTCGGCGCGGGCGATCGCGCTCACCACGCGTGCGTGGCGCGAGCCCACTTTGAGATCCGCGAAGGCGGCGAGCGTGGCGACCACGTCGGTCGAGTCGAGCGCCTTGCCGCCGTGGAACGTCACGCCCGAGCGGAGCGTCACGTGGAGCTCTCTCGGGCCCTCGAAGCGGTAGCTCTTGGCCACGAGCGGGTAGGGCGCGAGCGTGGTTCGATCGATGCCGAACAGGCCCGCGTGCACGAGGCGGGTGGCCCTCAGGCCCACCGCGTCGGTCGAGTACCGAGGATCGAGCGT
This region includes:
- a CDS encoding VOC family protein, whose product is MVAAMETSAEPRPSRLGIIGYDSFHFVVENMERSRQFYADRLDFKEVARAGDELVSRSGQQSVVFGAGGARVCVSTPLSQSSKAARFLKRHPAGVMSLSFRVKDLDRTMATLDEVGGTFLADPVEATDASGGRYRSVEIATPLGDVAFRFVQRDGYAGFAPGFVDVGAGNASEPANMYGIRGIDHVTSNGLTMQPIIAWYREVLGFEPFWDVSFHTKDVASERASGSGLKSIVMWDPGSGVKFATNEPLRPFFRASQIAKFVEDNGGNGVQHIAFAVTNILWSVEELKRREVEFMPTHPAYYTHLPERLAKLGITNVAAELAELERLQILVDGAHDKYMLQIFMREAAAMYDENRAGPFFYEIIQRAGDEGFGYGNFRALFESIEREQKLASS
- a CDS encoding ABC transporter substrate-binding protein; protein product: MGLRATRLVHAGLFGIDRTTLAPYPLVAKSYRFEGPRELHVTLRSGVTFHGGKALDSTDVVATLAAFADLKVGSRHARVVSAIARAEPEGPLGVKIVLSRPHATLLTDLELPILRADQAAAPPAPDGTLDGLGPFEITRAAGGVIDLSPRATGVFPAPKHALTLRAVRDENARALRLHAGRADLVQNGFSPTLLPSFDRAGLQVVARPSASLTYLVPRCDRGIMQDARVRRAVSLAVDRSMLARTLFAGHATPASTLLPPGHWARPHVPEAGPRDVEGARQLVREAGAMGARVSLLVSTDRARKLMARILAAALEEVGLLVETTSLELGTMLGRLGSGDFELAMLQLPEVIEPNVLRVFLHGDFVPPAGSNRGRVRSARLDALLDAGDAQRDDDARRALYAEVETLVREEALWIPLVHEDHVAVVSPRASAYAPDRDGRWGGLFDLP